The following proteins come from a genomic window of Gimesia sp.:
- a CDS encoding biotin/lipoyl-containing protein: MSTPITVPSLENQDQKLTVSLWLTRTGEPVNRGDRVVELLIPGVTFDVAAPCTGTLARCECRSGDEVHEGTVLGWIKSSEASPPDDSVASGPE; the protein is encoded by the coding sequence ATGTCGACTCCGATCACGGTTCCTTCCCTGGAAAACCAGGACCAGAAGCTGACAGTCAGCCTCTGGCTGACACGAACGGGAGAGCCTGTTAACCGGGGAGACCGGGTTGTCGAACTTCTGATTCCCGGTGTGACGTTTGATGTGGCTGCCCCCTGCACCGGAACACTTGCCCGTTGTGAATGTCGATCCGGAGACGAAGTTCACGAGGGAACCGTGCTGGGCTGGATCAAATCTTCCGAAGCCAGCCCGCCAGACGATTCAGTCGCCTCTGGACCTGAGTGA
- a CDS encoding trypsin-like peptidase domain-containing protein, giving the protein MKNRYPLLAVIAIIVSISLWNTCFESPLSSRQLEAKIPSQGNARQPNAAMLSSASSLHDGSRHLAKIAKLATPSVVHIQCERQTPRGAVEETGSGVIVRGEGKPGLYIVTNRHVVRDSDGPAISIQLHDGRVINPTHKWEDKDTDLAILKIDVTDVTPADWGDSDKLDIGHMVLAMGSPFGLSESVTLGIISAKGRRSLQLGSGSEVLNQNFLQTDAAINPGNSGGPLIDLEGKIIGINTAIASNSGGNDGIGFSIPSKLVQHVFTQLLKYGQVYRAYLGVQLDPEFSIGTATRLNMDRVRGARVVKVISNTPASRANLKYDDIILSFGGIDVLDQNHLINLVSLTPIEHRVSVVLLRDGRKVNVMVELANRRILDELERKQRESQQSSRRFGTSAEPMSFHRVKHASATEDLAGLRVQPMYADLAAQLGFTQDQAGLLVLSVDEQSSFTGVVDLYDVIEEVAGSPVHSLQDFRQALDQHQDLKSLVLKVSRGKPGAVQQQLVIWQR; this is encoded by the coding sequence ATGAAGAATCGATATCCTTTGCTGGCAGTCATTGCCATCATTGTCTCCATTTCGTTGTGGAATACCTGCTTCGAGTCACCGCTCAGTTCACGTCAGCTGGAAGCGAAGATTCCTTCTCAGGGTAATGCCCGTCAACCAAATGCAGCGATGTTGTCTTCCGCATCTTCTCTGCACGATGGAAGCAGGCATCTCGCCAAGATCGCTAAACTCGCGACCCCCAGTGTGGTCCACATCCAGTGTGAACGGCAGACTCCCCGTGGCGCTGTTGAAGAAACCGGATCTGGTGTCATCGTTCGCGGTGAGGGAAAACCGGGGTTATACATCGTTACTAACCGCCATGTCGTGCGGGACTCAGACGGACCTGCGATTTCAATCCAACTGCACGATGGACGCGTCATCAACCCGACTCACAAATGGGAAGATAAAGATACCGACCTGGCGATCCTCAAGATTGACGTGACCGATGTCACTCCGGCCGACTGGGGCGACAGTGACAAACTGGATATTGGTCACATGGTACTCGCCATGGGCAGTCCGTTTGGTCTGAGCGAATCGGTGACTCTGGGTATTATCAGCGCCAAAGGACGCCGTTCACTGCAATTGGGAAGTGGATCTGAGGTACTAAACCAGAACTTCCTGCAGACTGACGCCGCCATCAACCCGGGAAACAGCGGCGGTCCGCTGATTGACCTCGAAGGCAAAATTATCGGGATCAATACTGCAATCGCTTCCAACAGTGGTGGTAACGACGGTATCGGATTCAGTATCCCCAGCAAGCTGGTACAACACGTCTTCACACAGCTCCTGAAGTACGGACAGGTCTATCGGGCTTACCTGGGTGTACAGCTCGATCCGGAATTCAGTATCGGAACTGCAACTCGACTGAATATGGACCGTGTGCGTGGTGCCCGCGTGGTAAAAGTGATTTCTAATACGCCGGCTTCCCGCGCCAACCTGAAATATGATGACATCATTCTCAGTTTCGGCGGTATTGACGTTCTGGATCAGAACCACCTGATCAACCTGGTCTCCCTGACACCAATCGAACATCGTGTGAGTGTCGTGCTGCTGAGAGATGGCCGTAAAGTCAATGTGATGGTGGAACTGGCGAACCGCCGGATTTTGGATGAACTGGAACGCAAACAGCGCGAATCACAACAGTCTTCCCGACGCTTTGGTACCTCGGCCGAGCCGATGAGTTTCCATAGAGTCAAACACGCATCTGCCACTGAGGATCTGGCCGGACTGAGGGTTCAGCCCATGTACGCAGATCTGGCTGCTCAGCTCGGTTTCACTCAGGATCAGGCAGGTCTGCTGGTCTTGAGTGTCGATGAACAGAGTTCATTCACTGGAGTGGTTGATCTCTATGACGTGATCGAGGAAGTCGCTGGTTCACCAGTCCACAGCCTGCAAGACTTTCGTCAGGCACTGGATCAGCATCAGGATCTGAAATCACTGGTCCTGAAAGTTTCTCGCGGCAAGCCGGGAGCAGTTCAGCAGCAACTCGTCATCTGGCAGAGGTAG
- the lipA gene encoding lipoyl synthase — MSTLNIITDPAPAPRQRLPKWLKRPMPKPGMAFTSNVIEDLNLVTVCESAKCPNRTECWSHKTATLMILGNVCTRPCGFCSIAKGKTETVQLDEPERVAEAAARLGLEHVVITSVTRDDLPDGGAEHFYNCILAVRERTGADIEVLTPDFRGNRDAIQRVIEAHPDVFNHNTETVPRLYHRVRRNAVYQRTLDLLKQVKDTDPSIVTKSGLMLGLGETREEILEVCADLRAVGCDIVTIGQYLQPTPENLPVERFLPPEEFDEVGDQVRALGFKLVASGPFVRSSYHAGEMASVLGKES; from the coding sequence ATGTCGACACTTAATATCATCACCGATCCCGCCCCCGCCCCACGGCAGCGTCTTCCCAAGTGGCTCAAACGGCCTATGCCGAAACCCGGCATGGCTTTCACCAGCAACGTGATCGAAGACCTCAACCTGGTCACCGTCTGCGAAAGTGCCAAATGCCCGAATCGCACCGAATGCTGGTCGCATAAAACTGCGACCCTGATGATCCTGGGAAATGTCTGCACGCGACCTTGCGGTTTCTGCTCGATCGCCAAGGGGAAAACTGAAACCGTTCAGTTGGACGAACCCGAACGCGTAGCGGAAGCAGCCGCCCGTCTGGGCCTCGAACATGTGGTGATTACCTCTGTCACGCGTGACGACCTGCCCGACGGTGGGGCAGAGCACTTCTATAACTGCATCCTGGCAGTCCGCGAACGAACCGGGGCAGACATTGAAGTCTTGACTCCCGACTTCCGTGGCAATCGTGATGCCATTCAGCGGGTGATTGAAGCTCATCCTGATGTGTTTAACCACAACACCGAAACGGTGCCCCGTCTGTATCACCGCGTTCGTCGGAACGCCGTCTATCAACGGACCCTGGATCTGCTGAAGCAGGTGAAAGATACTGATCCGAGCATCGTCACTAAAAGTGGTTTGATGCTGGGGCTCGGCGAGACACGCGAGGAAATACTCGAAGTCTGTGCCGATCTGCGGGCCGTTGGTTGCGATATTGTCACCATCGGCCAGTACCTGCAGCCGACGCCTGAGAACCTGCCGGTTGAGCGTTTCCTGCCGCCGGAAGAATTCGACGAAGTGGGTGATCAGGTGCGGGCACTGGGATTCAAACTGGTAGCCAGTGGTCCTTTCGTCCGTTCCAGTTATCATGCAGGCGAAATGGCATCGGTACTGGGGAAAGAGTCCTGA
- a CDS encoding TraR/DksA C4-type zinc finger protein yields the protein MVRKDAIIRLHKQLLNRRDELTKLVNDSSEGSSASQSSVEDSGDAAIRQTRQDLESHLAELEYKELMQIRRAISLIQEGRYGHCESCNKNIPIARLKAVPYTMFCVSCAQQRESMGLSTSDVHGDWENAYEFEGRLNDQEYRIHDLDLEK from the coding sequence GTGGTACGTAAAGATGCAATAATTCGGTTGCACAAGCAACTGTTGAACCGCCGCGATGAGCTCACCAAGCTTGTGAACGACAGTTCAGAAGGCTCCTCAGCCAGCCAGTCCTCCGTGGAGGACAGTGGTGACGCCGCGATTCGCCAGACACGACAGGATCTGGAATCTCACCTGGCAGAGCTGGAATACAAAGAACTGATGCAGATTCGACGCGCGATCTCCCTGATTCAGGAAGGGCGTTACGGTCACTGCGAGAGCTGTAATAAGAATATACCGATTGCACGGCTTAAAGCGGTTCCTTACACAATGTTTTGTGTCAGTTGTGCACAACAGCGCGAATCGATGGGTTTATCCACGAGTGATGTTCATGGCGATTGGGAAAACGCCTACGAGTTCGAAGGACGTCTTAACGATCAGGAGTACAGAATTCACGATTTGGATCTCGAAAAATAA
- the recG gene encoding ATP-dependent DNA helicase RecG: MTEPSLDTPIQFLQGVGSERAELLAKLGIETVEDLLWHLPRSVLDLTDVRPVNELEEDQLASVCGKVVDLDARTISRGRTISAILLDCGSGFLKGTWFNQPWVIKRFFQGQLLMFSGKPKRRSGKWEMSHPQYQVLEEDLDDPQGVVLPRYSLTEGIKMYQMRRMVRTAVEEYAQLIPDYLPEPFREEHGLLPLAQAVIQMHKPQTMQEYEAGVRRVIFDDLLEFQLGLAMRRRQWTCVDNAPLIKVTAKVDARIRRLFPFDFTEGQDQAIQEIKTDLGSGRAMHRMLQADVGAGKTAIAIYAMLATIAAGKQAVLMAPTELLAVQHWDTINRILKQSRVKRCVLTGSLSSAERKATLEQIASGEQQLIVGTQAVVQKDVQYHDLGLVIIDEQHKFGVMQRAHFTSEANTPHMLVMTATPIPRSLCLTQFGELDISINSELPPGRQPVTTSRISTTPQRKKAWDFLRAQIAAGRQAYIVCPRIDSELEENSRSSAEEVYRKLQKSELASASIGLVHGQMDREERAQIMEQFHQGKIQVLVSTTVVEVGVDVPNATLMVILQADRFGLSQLHQLRGRVGRGIHSGYCFLFSYTESEEALKRLAVMEQTTNGFEIAEADFQARGPGDIFGTRQHGELPLRVADLRRDDDLLQETREIALRLVEKGEFDQPRFAPLKIRVLDRFGQLLDLGQSG, encoded by the coding sequence ATGACCGAACCTTCCCTGGACACACCGATTCAATTTCTACAAGGAGTCGGATCGGAACGCGCCGAGTTGCTGGCGAAGCTGGGAATCGAAACGGTAGAAGACCTGCTCTGGCATCTGCCCCGGAGCGTACTCGATCTGACAGACGTCCGCCCCGTAAATGAACTCGAGGAGGACCAGCTGGCTTCGGTCTGCGGAAAAGTGGTTGACCTCGACGCCCGTACGATTTCCCGTGGACGGACCATCTCCGCCATTCTCCTCGACTGCGGAAGCGGCTTCCTCAAGGGAACCTGGTTCAACCAGCCCTGGGTCATCAAGCGATTCTTCCAGGGGCAGTTGCTGATGTTCTCCGGCAAGCCCAAACGACGTTCGGGCAAATGGGAAATGTCGCATCCCCAATACCAGGTTCTCGAAGAAGATCTGGATGATCCTCAAGGGGTCGTGCTGCCCCGGTACAGCTTGACCGAAGGCATCAAAATGTACCAGATGCGACGCATGGTGCGGACCGCCGTAGAGGAATATGCACAGCTGATTCCCGACTACCTCCCCGAACCGTTTCGCGAAGAACACGGCCTGCTGCCGCTGGCACAGGCGGTGATCCAGATGCATAAACCGCAGACAATGCAGGAATACGAAGCCGGCGTTCGTCGCGTTATCTTTGATGACCTGTTGGAATTTCAACTGGGCCTGGCCATGCGTCGGCGGCAATGGACCTGCGTTGATAACGCACCGTTGATCAAAGTCACCGCCAAGGTCGATGCCCGGATCCGACGCCTGTTTCCGTTTGACTTCACAGAAGGACAGGACCAGGCAATCCAAGAGATCAAAACGGATCTGGGTTCCGGTCGCGCCATGCATCGCATGCTGCAGGCGGACGTGGGTGCGGGAAAAACGGCGATCGCCATCTACGCCATGCTCGCGACGATTGCTGCAGGCAAACAGGCGGTTCTGATGGCTCCCACGGAACTGCTGGCCGTCCAGCACTGGGATACGATTAATCGCATCCTGAAGCAGAGTCGGGTTAAAAGATGTGTGCTGACGGGCAGCCTGTCCTCAGCTGAGCGGAAGGCCACGCTGGAACAGATTGCCTCCGGTGAGCAGCAATTGATTGTCGGCACCCAGGCCGTGGTTCAGAAAGATGTGCAATATCACGATCTGGGCCTGGTAATTATCGACGAACAGCATAAGTTTGGCGTGATGCAGCGGGCGCACTTCACCAGCGAAGCGAATACGCCCCATATGCTGGTGATGACGGCCACCCCCATTCCCCGCAGCCTCTGTCTGACTCAGTTCGGTGAGCTGGATATCTCCATCAATTCCGAACTCCCGCCGGGCAGACAGCCTGTCACCACCAGTCGGATCTCGACCACTCCCCAACGAAAGAAAGCCTGGGATTTTCTGCGAGCCCAAATCGCTGCCGGGAGGCAAGCGTATATTGTCTGTCCCCGGATCGACTCCGAGCTCGAGGAAAACAGCCGATCCAGTGCGGAAGAAGTTTATCGCAAACTACAGAAAAGCGAGCTGGCCAGTGCCTCGATCGGTCTGGTACACGGTCAGATGGACCGCGAAGAGCGGGCCCAGATTATGGAACAGTTCCACCAGGGCAAGATTCAGGTGCTGGTCTCCACAACGGTGGTCGAGGTCGGAGTCGATGTGCCCAACGCCACCTTAATGGTGATCCTGCAGGCAGACCGCTTCGGACTCTCTCAGCTACATCAGCTGCGTGGCCGTGTCGGTCGTGGTATTCATTCCGGATACTGTTTTCTGTTTTCGTATACAGAAAGCGAGGAGGCACTCAAGCGGCTGGCCGTCATGGAACAGACGACCAACGGCTTCGAGATTGCCGAAGCTGATTTCCAGGCCCGTGGTCCGGGTGACATTTTCGGAACCCGCCAGCATGGAGAGCTGCCATTGCGCGTCGCCGACCTCAGACGCGATGACGACCTGCTGCAGGAAACCCGTGAGATTGCACTCCGACTGGTCGAAAAAGGGGAGTTTGATCAGCCCCGTTTTGCACCGCTGAAAATTCGCGTCCTCGACCGGTTCGGGCAGCTGCTGGACCTGGGACAGAGCGGTTAA
- the rnhA gene encoding ribonuclease HI has protein sequence MPQDSAQLDSLPFVQLFTDGACRGNPGPGGWGVILRHPSTGTEKEFSGGDAETTNNQMELQAVISGLELLKKRSRVEIITDSVYVAKGSKEWMPNWKKNNWRRREGKSWKPVKNEELWRQLDELLQQHEVRFTQIKGHSGHPENERCDELAVEYALKLQNQTDL, from the coding sequence ATGCCCCAGGACTCAGCCCAGCTGGACTCTCTCCCGTTCGTGCAACTGTTTACCGACGGCGCCTGCCGTGGCAATCCGGGTCCGGGAGGCTGGGGAGTCATTCTACGTCACCCCTCGACGGGTACCGAGAAAGAATTTTCTGGTGGAGACGCAGAGACAACAAACAACCAGATGGAGTTACAGGCAGTCATCTCCGGTCTGGAACTGTTGAAGAAACGTTCGCGGGTCGAAATCATTACCGACAGCGTCTATGTTGCGAAGGGGTCCAAAGAGTGGATGCCCAACTGGAAAAAGAACAACTGGCGCCGTCGCGAAGGGAAAAGCTGGAAGCCCGTCAAAAACGAAGAGCTCTGGCGGCAGCTGGATGAACTGCTGCAACAGCACGAGGTGCGGTTCACTCAGATCAAAGGTCACAGCGGACATCCAGAAAATGAACGCTGTGATGAACTGGCTGTCGAATATGCGTTGAAGCTGCAGAATCAGACTGATCTCTAA
- a CDS encoding LptF/LptG family permease, with protein MFTTFDRYLLKRYFHVFIIGFIATYGLYVVFDGFTNIDEFQAGLKEGDSSGGLLWLMAETYLYQSSVFFDMVSPILTVLAAVVVFSLMVRHGELNPVLSAGIPTYRLAIPLTIATIIVNGFIIANQELVLPSIADKVQAERGKMDTSAQFVEPVYDFSTRIMINGQELYLTEQRMVNAEFVLSKPTVHDFVTVKAPHAHYISGTETRPGGWVLQNALPKYEDLDIAAFARKMILPGKNPNDIFIVTDVGCDQLCNRNSSSLISTPELIARINNPSFSDLSIRKQKLDLHSRLTRPFMNLIAVLMAIPFVLRKESRSQILNIAICSCVMGVIFAISQCFLYMGSANLLKPDQAAWFPVIANGTLAAWFSNRVQT; from the coding sequence GTGTTTACAACTTTTGACCGTTATCTTCTGAAACGATATTTCCATGTGTTCATCATCGGATTCATAGCCACCTATGGTCTGTATGTCGTCTTTGACGGATTCACAAATATCGATGAATTCCAGGCCGGTCTGAAGGAAGGTGATTCCTCAGGTGGGCTGCTCTGGCTGATGGCCGAGACCTATCTGTACCAGTCCAGTGTCTTCTTTGATATGGTCAGTCCGATTCTGACCGTGCTGGCTGCTGTGGTTGTGTTCTCGCTGATGGTAAGACATGGGGAACTTAACCCAGTGCTTTCCGCCGGCATTCCGACGTATCGCCTGGCGATTCCACTGACCATCGCGACGATCATTGTCAACGGTTTTATCATCGCCAACCAGGAACTGGTTCTTCCCAGCATTGCCGACAAGGTTCAGGCAGAACGGGGAAAGATGGATACCAGTGCGCAGTTCGTTGAGCCGGTCTATGATTTCAGTACCCGGATCATGATCAATGGTCAGGAACTTTATCTCACGGAACAGCGGATGGTGAATGCGGAGTTCGTTCTTTCCAAGCCGACCGTGCACGATTTTGTAACCGTGAAGGCCCCCCATGCACACTACATTTCCGGGACTGAAACGCGGCCTGGTGGCTGGGTGCTGCAGAATGCACTCCCGAAGTATGAAGACCTGGATATCGCGGCCTTTGCCCGTAAGATGATACTACCGGGCAAGAATCCCAATGATATTTTCATCGTAACTGACGTGGGCTGCGATCAGTTGTGTAACCGTAATTCCAGCTCGCTGATTTCGACGCCCGAACTGATCGCCCGGATTAACAATCCCTCGTTCAGTGATCTCTCCATTCGCAAGCAGAAACTCGACCTGCATTCCCGATTGACGCGGCCGTTCATGAACCTGATCGCCGTGCTGATGGCGATTCCCTTCGTGCTCCGGAAAGAGAGCCGCAGCCAGATTCTGAACATCGCCATTTGTTCCTGTGTGATGGGTGTGATCTTTGCCATCTCCCAATGTTTTCTTTACATGGGAAGTGCCAATCTGCTCAAGCCCGATCAGGCTGCCTGGTTTCCGGTGATTGCCAATGGAACGCTGGCTGCCTGGTTTTCCAATCGTGTCCAGACCTGA